The region AGCGCTTGCCGTTGCCGTTCAGCCGCCGGAGCCTGCGCCGGATGTACGGACGCCTCGCAGCCATCGCCTGCTAGTCCTTCTTCTCCAGAATAACGAAATGGGAGAGGCCAAAGATTCGTAATGGTGTGCCCTCGAGAGGATAGAGCACCCGTCGCAACACCGCCGAGGCGAAGCCGCTGCGGGCCGATAGGTTGTCGAAGCCGGGCCAGACGCAGGTGTGCACCACTATCCGGGCTGGCAGGCGGGCCAGAAGGCGTCGCAGACCGCCCCCAGTGTAGGCGCGCACGTGGGGCACCAGCCGCCGCCGCCAGGGGTCCGGCAGGTAGTTCACCAGGGGGATGTTTCCGAAGATGTAGCGCTTGCCCAGGAACACGCCGTGCGTCTCGAAGGGGTAGAGGCGGTTGGGGCAGAAGATGACGATGTTGCCCCCGGGCCGCGTCACGCGACAGGCCTCGCGCAGGGTGAGGGCGTCGTCGCGGACGTGCTCCAACACCTCGTGCAGGAGCACCAGGTCGAAGGCGGCGTCCCGGAAGGGGAGGTTTTCGCTCACCGCCACCGCCAGGCCTCCGCTGGGGGCGGGTGTTAGCGCCTGCGCGCCGCGCCGGACGCGCTGCCTATCGATGTCCACGCCGTAGACGTAGGCCGAGAACTCAGCCAGCCGCCGCACGAAGGTGCCGACACCACAGCCGATGTCCAGCATGCGGCGGCCCTCCAGGGGGACGTAGTGACGGATGAGGGAGAGGCGGCGCTCCAGGCCGAACCGCCAGACGTAACTGGGCTGGCCCAGGCCGGCCACCGGGGGGGCGGGCGCTGTCTTCACTTCCTCGACCACAACCTAGGGTATGGTAGCAGGGCGGGCGGCAAGCGGCAAGGTGGGAAGTGGAGATGACGCATGACTCTCCCCTCGTCGGCTTGCTTCTTTGTCCCCAGGCGATAGTATGTAGATCGGAGATAATCTAGGCCGAAGGTATGGAGAAAAAGGGCCGTCGATCCTTCGTCCGCATCAGGGGGCCAGGAGAGCGCCGTCTGGAAGCCCCCATCAGGGATGTCGATTTGCTCCGCCAGCAAGAGGGGGTCACAGAAGGGGAAGGCGCGGCGCCAGGCGAACGGACGCGGATCGTGATCCCGCGCCAGGAGCGGGGCGGCTCTGACTGGCCGGAGCAGGACATCGAGCTGCGGGAGGTTCGTTATGGGCGGGCCTCTCGCGGGCCGTACCTGCGGGTGGTGCCGCGCCAGCGGCGGTTCACGCGGGTCGCTCCGGGCTACCTGGAAGCCACGCGGCTGGCCAGCATTCCTGCCGACACTCTCGGCCGGTATCTCGCCGGCCTCAAGCAAGTGATCATTGGCAGCCCGTTCGCTACATCGCAGGCGATCCACGAGCGGCTGACCAAGGTGAAAGCC is a window of Armatimonadota bacterium DNA encoding:
- a CDS encoding class I SAM-dependent methyltransferase, which gives rise to MKTAPAPPVAGLGQPSYVWRFGLERRLSLIRHYVPLEGRRMLDIGCGVGTFVRRLAEFSAYVYGVDIDRQRVRRGAQALTPAPSGGLAVAVSENLPFRDAAFDLVLLHEVLEHVRDDALTLREACRVTRPGGNIVIFCPNRLYPFETHGVFLGKRYIFGNIPLVNYLPDPWRRRLVPHVRAYTGGGLRRLLARLPARIVVHTCVWPGFDNLSARSGFASAVLRRVLYPLEGTPLRIFGLSHFVILEKKD